Genomic segment of Streptomyces longhuiensis:
GCGAACGGGGACGGCTTCGTCACGCGCCTCCAGATGCTCGCCCGCACGCTCCCCGCCGACCCCGACGCGCACGCCAAGGACGTCGCCGTGCGCGGCGACGACCGCACGCCGGGCTGGCTGCAGCAGTCGTACGACCAGCTCCAGTCGATGGTGTCGACGAGCAGCGAGCAGCACCGCGCCTACCTCGTGGCCTGCATGCACTACACCCGCGAGCTGGCCGCCGAGGCGCACGCCATGGCCCGTGCGGCCCGTCCCCACAGCGGCCGCAAGGTCGACCGGGACGCCGGGCTCGCGGTCGTCATGGCGCGCGAGCTGACCGACATCTGCTCGCGCCTCCAGGAGGCCGACATCCGGGTGCGGCAGCCGCTCGGGCAGGGGCGTCTCGCCTCGCTCGTGCACTCCATGTACGACCCGGATCATCCGATCGACCACATCCAGGCCATGACCAAGCGCAACGCCTGGCCGGCCGAACTCGACGCGATGGAGCCGACGTACCTCCAGGCCAAGACGCGTGAGTCGTCGACGCGGGCGCCCTGGTGCCACGCCACCGCCTGGGTGAAGGAGTGGCCGATGACGCCGGTCGGCGTGAACTTCCTGGCGCCGCTCCTCGTCCACACCCCCGACGTCATCCGCACCGTGGCCGTCACGATGGACCTGGAACCCACCGAGGTCGCCATCGAGCGGATGCTCACGGAGAAGACGAACGACGAGGCGGAGGCCAGCCGCGCCGCCAAGATGAACCGGACCGTCGACCCGCGCGACGTCGCCGCCAACACCCGCCTCGACCAGCGCGGCGAGGACCTCGCCAGCGGCGCGGCCGGGGTCAACCTCGTCGGCTACATCACCGTCTCCTCCCGCTCGCCGGAGAGCCTCGCGCGCGACAAGCGCACGATCCGCGCCTCCGCCGGCAAGTCCTATCTGAAGCTGGAGTGGTGCGACCGCGAGCACCACAGGGCCTTCGTCAACACATTGCCGTTCGCGACCGGCATCCGACGGTAGAGGCAGGGCTCTGAGATGCGGGATCCGCTGTCCATGGCCACGGACGCCTTCACCTCCTTCCTGTTCGGGAAGGTGGAGACGACCCGGCTTCCGGTCCGTACGTCGACGGGGCAGGCCCAGGCGGTCTACCTGCCGACGGCCGCCCCCGGCCTCGGCGACTCGGGCGTCATCATCGGCCGCGAGGTGTACTCCGGCAAGGGCTACATCTACGACCCGTTCCAGTTGTACGGGCAGCAGCTGCCCGCCCCGCACTGGCTGGTCCTCGGCGAGTCCGGCAACGGCAAGTCCGCGCTGGAGAAGACGTACGTCCTGCGGCAGCTGAGGTTCAAGGACCGCCAGGTCGTCGTCCTCGACGCGCAGGGTGAGGACGGGGTCGGCGAATGGAACCTCATCGCCGAGGAGCTGGGTATAACTCCCATCCGGCTGGACCCGACGGCCGCTCTGGACATGGGGATCCGGCTCAACCCGCTCGACCCGGCGATCACGACGACCGGGCAGCTCGCCCTGCTCCGGACGATCATCGAGGTCGCCATGGGGCATGGCCTCGACGAGCGCTCGGGCTTCGCCCTCAAGGTCGCGCACGCCTACGTCAACGAGACCATCGTCGAGCGTCAGCCCGTCCTGACCGACATCGTCGAGCAGCTCCGCCACCCGGAACCCGAGTCGGCGGAAGCGATGAACGTGGCCATAGACGACGTACGGGCGTGGGGACTCGATGTCGCCCTCGTCATCGACCGTCTCGTGGACGGTGACCTGCGCGGCATGTTCGACGGTCCGACGACGGTCGGCATCGACCTCGACGCCCCGCTGATCGTCTTCGACCTCTCCCACATCGACCGCAACTCCATCGCGATGCCGATCCTGATGGCGATCGTGGGTGTGTGGCTGGAGCACACGTGGATCCGGCCGGACCGCAAGAAGCGCATCTTCCTGGTGGAGGAGGCGTGGCACATCATCAACTCGCCCTTCGTGGCGCAGCTGTTCCAGCGGCTCCTGAAGTTCGGCCGGCGCCTCGGTCTGTCCTTCGTGGCCGTCGTCCACCACCTCAGTGACGTGGTGGACGGGGCCGCGGCCAAGGAGGCGGCCGCGATCCTGAAGATGGCCTCGACCAGGACCATCTACGCCCAGAAGGCCGACGAGGCGCGGGCCACCGGTCTCGTACTCGGCCTGCCACGCTGGGCCGTGGAGATCATCCCCTCGCTGACCCCGGGCATCGCGGTCTGGGACGTGAACGGGAACGTCCAGGTCGTGAAGCACCTCATCACCGAGACGGAACGGCCCCTGGTCTTCACCGATCGCGCCATGACGGAGTCCTCCGCCGAGACGCTCGGCGACGACGACGCCATGCGCGCCGCCGACCTGGAGGCGGAGGAGCGGGCGGCCGCCTTCGTGGAACAGCACATGGGCGACCGGCTGAAGGACTCGTCGGAGTCGACGGTGGCCTGAGGTCTGTGGTCTGTGGTCTCAGTTCTGGGGCTCTCAGGGCTCTCAGTTCTGGGGCCGGCGGTCTGAGACCTGAGGTCTGGGAAGTTACTGGTGGGGCTCGGCGAGAGCGAGAGCGGCATGCGGCGGCACGACGCCTACGAGCAGGACGACAGGTACGGGGACCGGGGCCGGGGTGGCCCCGCCCCGCGGGAACGGGAACGCGGCATTCCCGACGGGCTGCTCCTCGGCGTGCTCGCGTTCCTGCTCGGCATGACCGTCATGGTGTGGACGGCGACGGGCCTGTCGGGCCTGTTCTCCAAAGGCACCTGGCCGGACGGCGTGACGATCCGCCACACGCCGGTGGCGATGCGCTCCCTCATCGGCCGCCCGCACGACCTGCCGGGCGCGTGGCCGGACACCCCGGACGGGCAGCTTTCCGGGTACGGGCTGTTCTGGGGCCTGTTCATCGGCCAGGTCCTTGTGCTGATCGTGCTCACGGTGTTCGTCGCGGGGACGGTGGCGCGGTGGCGGGCCGTGCGGCGGCGGGGCCGGGCGGAGGCAGCAGCCGCTGCGCATTCGGCCGAACCGGCGCCCGTGGCCGCCCCCGCTCCCCGGGCCGCGGTCTCCGAGGTCCCGGCGGCCGGGCCGGAGCCCTCTGCGAACCCGGAGAACCCGGAGCTCCACGAGAGCCCCGCCGCCCCGCCCGCCCCCACGGCCCTCCCCACCCCCCGCGGTCCCGTCGTCCTCGGGCCCGCCGAGACCCGCGCTCCCCGGGCCATCCAGGCCATCAGGGACGCCGAGGGTCCCGTCCTCGTCGTCACGTCGTCGGCGAGTGTCTGGGCGGAGACCAAGGACGCCCGGTCGAAGCTCGGCCCCGTCCTCGTCTACGACCCCACCCACCTGTGCGACACCCCGGCCCGCCTCCACTGGAACCCGGCGCAGGGCTGCGAGGACAAGCCCACGGCCGCGTCGCGGGCGGCCGCCCTCCTCGCCCCGATCCGGCCCACCGCCAAACTCGACACGGCCACCGCCGACACGGCGGAGACGCTGCTGCGGAGCTTTCTGCACGCCGCCGCCGTGGACGCGAAGCCGTTCCGGCACGTGCACCGCTGGGCGCAGGGCACCCAGGTCCAGGAGGCCGTACGCATCCTGCGGACGAGCCCGAAGGCGGCGGCCGGCTCCGCGGGCGAGCTGGAGGCCGCGCTCACCTCGCACCCCGAACGCCGCGACATGGCACAGGAGTTGACGGCCCGCGCCCTGTCCTCCCTTTTCTCCGTCCACATCCGCGAGGCGTGCACCCCAAACCGAACTGATGCGCTCACCCTGGATTCCTTCGTGAACGAAGGGGGCACGCTTTATGTGGTGGGTGAAGCCATCGAGGATCCCAAGGCGGACCCGGGCGCGATGCCCCTCCTCACGGCCCTCGCCTCAAGCGTGGTCGAGCACGGCCGGCGCATGGCCGAACGGTCATCTGCCGGTCGGCTCGACCCACCAATGACGCTCGTCCTCGACGACGTCGCCGCGGTGGCTCCGCTTCCCCAGCTTCCGGAGCTGCTGTCCACCGGAGCGGACCGGGGTCTGCCGACCCTGGCCCTCCTCCGGTCCCGGGAGCAGGGCCGGGCCCGCTGGCCGCACGCCGAACTTCCGGTCGCCTGACGCCTGTCACAAGTGCTCGAGCACCATCTCGTACTCGACCTTCGACGGGTCGCCCGGCACCGCCACGCTCGCCCCGCTGCGGCCGAAGCCGAACCGCCGGTAGAACGCCTGGGCCCGCGCGTTGTCCTGGTGCACGTGCAGCCGCACCCGCTCCAGCCCTTCCAGTGAGCGCGCCCACTGCACGGCCGCCAGGAACAGCGCCTCGGTCACGCCGGTCCCCCGGTGCTCGGGCCGCACGTACACGCCGACGAGATGCGCCTGCCGCACGTCGCTCGTGTCACCGAACGCGAGCGGCACCCCGGCCTCCTCCACCCGCACGGTCACGGACCCCCACCACCGGCCGTCCGCTCCCTCGGCAACGAACTGGTTTCCGGAACCGTCGAGTTCGAACCGTCCGGCCCGGTCCCGCCAGAACTCCTCGGGCCGCGCGAGTGCGGCCTCGTACGTCTCCAGGAAGGCGATCGGCGCCGCCGGATCGCGCAGGGAGGCGAGCCTGATCTCCCGCACCGCCTCCCACTCCTCCGACCGGACAGGACGTACGACGTACTTCTCGCCAGGCTCCATGGGCCGGACCCTACGGGACCGTCGTACCGGGGTACTACAGCATTTCGGCAGCTCCGGACCGCGGTCGGACGCCCCGCCCCCGCCCCGCTCCCTACCTTCGGAACATGACGATCAGGGCACACGGACTCACCAAACGCTACGGCGACAAGACCGTCGTCCAGGACCTCACCTTCACGGTCAACCCGGGCACCGTCACCGGCTTCCTCGGCCCGAACGGCGCCGGCAAGTCCACGACCATGCGCATGCTCCTGGGCCTCGACGCCCCCACCGCGGGCCACGCCACCGTCGGCGGCCGCGCCTACGCCGCCCACGCCGCACCCCTGCACGAGGTCGGCGCCCTCCTGGAGGCCCGCTCGATCCACCCGGGCCGCACCGCGTTCCACCACCTCATGGCTCTCGCTCACACGCACGGAGTGCCGCGCTCCCG
This window contains:
- a CDS encoding ATP-binding protein; this translates as MRDPLSMATDAFTSFLFGKVETTRLPVRTSTGQAQAVYLPTAAPGLGDSGVIIGREVYSGKGYIYDPFQLYGQQLPAPHWLVLGESGNGKSALEKTYVLRQLRFKDRQVVVLDAQGEDGVGEWNLIAEELGITPIRLDPTAALDMGIRLNPLDPAITTTGQLALLRTIIEVAMGHGLDERSGFALKVAHAYVNETIVERQPVLTDIVEQLRHPEPESAEAMNVAIDDVRAWGLDVALVIDRLVDGDLRGMFDGPTTVGIDLDAPLIVFDLSHIDRNSIAMPILMAIVGVWLEHTWIRPDRKKRIFLVEEAWHIINSPFVAQLFQRLLKFGRRLGLSFVAVVHHLSDVVDGAAAKEAAAILKMASTRTIYAQKADEARATGLVLGLPRWAVEIIPSLTPGIAVWDVNGNVQVVKHLITETERPLVFTDRAMTESSAETLGDDDAMRAADLEAEERAAAFVEQHMGDRLKDSSESTVA
- a CDS encoding GNAT family N-acetyltransferase, with amino-acid sequence MEPGEKYVVRPVRSEEWEAVREIRLASLRDPAAPIAFLETYEAALARPEEFWRDRAGRFELDGSGNQFVAEGADGRWWGSVTVRVEEAGVPLAFGDTSDVRQAHLVGVYVRPEHRGTGVTEALFLAAVQWARSLEGLERVRLHVHQDNARAQAFYRRFGFGRSGASVAVPGDPSKVEYEMVLEHL
- a CDS encoding type IV secretory system conjugative DNA transfer family protein encodes the protein MRRHDAYEQDDRYGDRGRGGPAPRERERGIPDGLLLGVLAFLLGMTVMVWTATGLSGLFSKGTWPDGVTIRHTPVAMRSLIGRPHDLPGAWPDTPDGQLSGYGLFWGLFIGQVLVLIVLTVFVAGTVARWRAVRRRGRAEAAAAAHSAEPAPVAAPAPRAAVSEVPAAGPEPSANPENPELHESPAAPPAPTALPTPRGPVVLGPAETRAPRAIQAIRDAEGPVLVVTSSASVWAETKDARSKLGPVLVYDPTHLCDTPARLHWNPAQGCEDKPTAASRAAALLAPIRPTAKLDTATADTAETLLRSFLHAAAVDAKPFRHVHRWAQGTQVQEAVRILRTSPKAAAGSAGELEAALTSHPERRDMAQELTARALSSLFSVHIREACTPNRTDALTLDSFVNEGGTLYVVGEAIEDPKADPGAMPLLTALASSVVEHGRRMAERSSAGRLDPPMTLVLDDVAAVAPLPQLPELLSTGADRGLPTLALLRSREQGRARWPHAELPVA
- a CDS encoding SCO6880 family protein: MTTQSHVSPSVTPRRTYLIGRARPNAIVGKNRETGEIALIIGGAFLGMMCGLLVPALSLRIALLLGFPLIALAAVYIPYKHRTFYKWFEINRSYKRQLKRGTTYRSRAMDAGVRLDGREVEIGPPPGIGRLTWLAAPFGPDEIAVLLHADRRTVTAAIEIEGPGVGLRDSEDQEALVDRFGTLLKHVANGDGFVTRLQMLARTLPADPDAHAKDVAVRGDDRTPGWLQQSYDQLQSMVSTSSEQHRAYLVACMHYTRELAAEAHAMARAARPHSGRKVDRDAGLAVVMARELTDICSRLQEADIRVRQPLGQGRLASLVHSMYDPDHPIDHIQAMTKRNAWPAELDAMEPTYLQAKTRESSTRAPWCHATAWVKEWPMTPVGVNFLAPLLVHTPDVIRTVAVTMDLEPTEVAIERMLTEKTNDEAEASRAAKMNRTVDPRDVAANTRLDQRGEDLASGAAGVNLVGYITVSSRSPESLARDKRTIRASAGKSYLKLEWCDREHHRAFVNTLPFATGIRR